DNA sequence from the Geobacter sp. AOG2 genome:
TCAAGGTTGGGGACTATGCTGAAAACAAGAGGCAGCATCGCCTGTGCGAAATGCATCAGGATGCGTTTGTGTATCAGCGGATGAACCAGGGGGAGATCGGCGAATCGAATCATTTTTCCGTCGACGTATCGAGTTGTGGCGAGCAGATCATTCGGGAACGGCTCGATGACGTCATCGTGCAGCTTTGGAACGCCATGCTGGAAGAGGTGCATCCCGATCTGTATGTTTCCCATCCCCCCGATGTTCAAGGATGGTATTCACGATTCGTTTCCCTTGCCAACAACGGTGATGCAGCGGATGGTGCTTTGTTTCCGCTGGCAAAGGTCATAGTCTCTCGGACCGGCCTGAGGTATCCGACATCCGGCGGGGTTGACATGCAGTACGTCGAAAACCTACAGATACCCACCGGGTTCACTATGCATTATAACGATATATTCGACAGGGCAATTGAGAATGTGAGTCTCATATGGCGAATGATCGAGCGTGGGGTCTGTGTCGATGATATGTCATGCCTGTCGTACATACGGGAGTGGAATCTGGATACCGGCCGGGACGATCAGGGGAAATATGCCTTCTGGAACTGATAATCCGGTAAACGGTGATGCGGCCGATTTTGGACTATCCGCTGAACTTAAAAGGACAGGGCAGTAATGTTATATTTTGCCTATGGATCGAACCTGTGGCGGAACCAGATGCATGACCGCTGCCCTGACCACGAAGAGATTGGTTATGGGATTTTGCAGGGTTATCGCTGGCTAATATCACAACGCGGATACGCCACTATTGTCGCGTCTCCGCGTGACGAGGTCCACGGGAAGGTATATATGCTGACGGAGCCCGACGAATGCAGCCTCGACCGCTACGAGGGCGTTTACGAGGGTGGATATCGTAAGGAAATCGTTCCGGTTATCCTGGACGGGCACAGCACACCATGTCTGGTATATATTGACCCGGTGGAGACGGAAGGGGTAGCATGGCCGGAATATGTGGGACGGATCAATCGTGGCATCTCCGATTCAGCGCTTTGCCCCGAATATGTCGCCCGCTATATGAGAAAGTTCATCCCCGTGACGGGTTGTGATGCCTTGTGCGGGGTGTGAACCCGTGCGGACACCGAGGTAAAAGGAGGCTCCGGTTTTATGGAAACCCTTATAGTCAGTTCGTGGGAGGAGTTGCAAAACGAACTCTTTGCCGATTCGTGGAATGAGGATTTGCGACGCTTCAGGTCACGCTTCGCCTTCCGGGGACTTTCAGACACCGGGTATCGTCTTGAGACAACCTTGATCCGGCTGGGCGGAGAATTTGCCGACCTTGAACGGCACCTGCTGCGTAATTTCAAGAAATATGCCCACCGCACCGTTGTTGAGCGTGATTCCCTCTGGCACTGGCTCTCCGTTGCGCAGCACTACGGCCTGCCGACACGGGTACTCGATTGGACCTATTCCCCATTTATCGCCATGCACTTCGCCACCGCCAACATCGACAAATTCGACACGGATGGCGTTATCTGGGCGGTCAATTATGTCAAGGCGCACGAATTGCTGCCGAGAACCTTGAAGGACAGGCTTGAGCTGGAAGGCGCGAACGTGCTGACGGTCGAACTGCTTTCGGATGTGGTCAATTCATTGCCGGAACTCGACGCGCTTACGAGCGAAAAGGTGGCAATTTTCTTCGAGCCCCCATCCATAGACGACCGGATCGTCAACCAACATGCCTTTTGTTCGGTCATGTCCGATCCCTGCATGGTGCTTGACGACTGGCTGGCGGTCTATCCCGGAATCGCGCGCAAGATTGTCGTTCCGGCTTCTCTTAAGTGGGAGATCCGGGACAAGCTCGACCAGTCGAATATCAACGAACGGGTCCTCTTTCCCGGCCTCGATGGGTTGAGCCGTTGGCTGAAACGTCATTACAGTCCGAGGATGTAGCTCAAATTTCACATTGGACTGGTGATTCTTAGCGGTTTTTGGAGTTGCAGATTCTTGATCGCTTCGGATTGAAAGACGAGAGTGTTTACAGGCGCAGATGATGGTGCGCATTTACATCACGCTTGCCTGACAGGCGCAAAATTGGTTGTTTTGGAAGAGTTTCAATCGCTTGATTCAAGTCTGGAACACCCTGCTGCAGACTCAATGCTCAACCTCTTTTAGAGAGTGTATGCCGATAAATTTCATGGCAACATTAGAAGTCTCAACCCTAACGACCTCACAATTATAGTTGTAAAGGTTTCCGCCATCCAGACTGATTTGGCAATTATCACCAATTTGAAATCTCTCCGGCGGGGTGTAGAAATGTAACAGAGCACCACTCAACGAGATGTTCTTAATCGTAGCCAAGTAATACAAATCTCCCAAGCGTAGATGACATCGCTCATCGTCAACGAGCCTTATGTGACGCCTTTGCTCTTCCATAGCGCACTTCGCAGATTAAAATTTTTTCAATCAACTCACATAATTTATACCATTTTATTGAATGATAGCAACGCACGGAAAAAAATAACCGGTCAACCAACTGCTCCCCGCCTTGGAAATTACTCTTCAGGTGGAACCCCCACCGGTGCAGGCGGTTAAGCGTGGCGAAGGATACTGTCTGAGCGACCGAGCCCGGCGGGATGTACTGATCGACCTAGAGCTATTGCGGGCATGGGGGGAAACGAATCAGGCGGTGATCGAGAAGTTCAACCAGCGGGGAAAGTAATTTTTGTTTCAAGCTGTTTAAAAATCAATTTTTGTGGCAAAATTATGGCAAAATTGAATAAGAATAAAACAAAAAGGGTTACAGCATCATTGCTGTAACCCTCTGTTTTTACTGGCGGAGAAGTAGGGATTCGAACCCTAGGTGGAGTCACCCCCACACTTGATTTCGAGTCAAGCGCCTTCGACCACTCGGCCACTTCTCCAAAAATGAAGTGGCACCTTATATCATTTTTTGCCAAAACTCAAGTTCTAGATGATGGCGGCGGATGTTGAGCGGCTTTGCACGTTGTTTGTCATATTTTGAAATTGACAGCGCGTGGAATGGGTATAAAATTTAATGAAAATTTAGGCTTATAGCTGATCAGTCGCTTACTCTGTCATGGGAACAGCAGTATGGATGGGACAAGGTTTTGGCGACTGGGCGGAAGATGACGGTTAATGAAATACATTATTTTGCCGATAAGATAACCATATCCACCTCATGGAGGAGACAATGTCACTGGCTCAACTTTCACCCGTCGTCGTTGTAGGTACCCCGGCGAATCTCAATCCACTGGCCCAGGCGAATGACGGAACCACGGCGGCTGTCGTTGGTACCATGGCCCAGAAGAACACGCAAAAGACCAAAAGCGATTCTGTAACCATTTCGCGCGAAGCCATGGCAAAGGCCGCAGAGGCCGGAGCGCAAGCCGGAAACGGCAAAGATGCCCAGACCAAGAGCGCGGCATCCGGGACGAGAGGGCGCTAGCATCCTGCGCGACTGATTAGCTCCCCGTCGTTGATACCGACCAGCAATCTACCCCTCTCGTGATGGAATGGAAGCTGAGTCGAGTCATCCCCTTTGCCTATTTTCCCCTCTCGCACTTGCTACAGCCATCCTCTGGACTGATCGTCATGTCTGGAGACAACGGATATCCTCAAAAAGTCCATGCTTGGCAGGCCATCCAGATCCGATATGGAGTCATTGGAAAAGGTCGTCTCGTACATCACGCGGGAGCGCCGGCACCGCAAGGATCAGGACGAAATGGCGATGACGACTTTGTCCATGGGATACCGCGGGGTTAGCGCCGCCTGCCGACAAACCTGAGGAGCATCAGGAACAGATTGATGAAGTCCAGGTACAAGGTCAGTGCGCCCATGATGGCCGGTTTCCGCCCTCCAGCACCGCTCGCCGCCAAGGCTCTGATCTTCCAGGTGTCATATGCCGTCAAGCCGGTGAAGACGAGCACTCCGATACCGGAGACGACCCACGAAACTGCATTGCTGTGGAGGAAGATGTTGACCAGCGAAGCAATCACCACCCCGATCAGTCCCATGAACAGGAAACTGCCCCACGAGGTCAGATCGCGATTGGTCATGTAACCATAGACGCTCATGACGCCGAACATCCCGGCTGATATCACGAAGGTGGAGGCGATGGAGTCGGCGGTATAGACCAGGAAGATGACCGAGAGGGTGATGCCATTGAGCGCCGAATAGCCAAGAAACAGGAGTGTCGCCGTTGTGGCGCTTAGCCGTGCGATGGCGCCGGAGAGGACAAACACCAGGCCGAGTTCGCCAATCATCAGGCCGTAGAAGAGCAGACGGTTGCCGACGATGGCCTTAAGCATCTCCGGGGAGGAGACTGTCGCCAGGGCCAACAGGGCGGTGATCATGAGGCCGGCACCCATCCAGGCGTAGACTTGACGGATCAGGCTATTCTGGGCGATTATGGTCTTTTCCTGGGTTTGGGGATAATTGATATCAAACTGATTCATGGTGAAATTCCTTTCGTCTTTCGTGTCGACCAAACTGACATGTACGACTTCCTTTATTCTTTATCATGGCTTGTTTAGGGCATTTTGTCCAGAGCTTGCCTGCACTCTTGCCTGCTCGTTGCCACGTTGTCGTCACGTTTCCCCTCCCTCGTCCGCCGCTCCCACGTATCTCCTCACCATTCTTTGCTCAATAAGATAACGCACGCCCAGAGGAATGACAACAGCCATGAAGATGAATCCGCAGCCCATCCATTCGCGGGCAGAGAGACGCTCGCCCAGGACAAAGAAGCCTGCAATCAGGCTCCAGACCGGGTCGAGGGTGTAGATCAAGCCGGCTCGGGTGGCGGTGACATAACGTTGGTAGGCATTTTGGAGGGTGAAGCAGAACACGGTGGGAAACAGCGCGCAGTAGGTCACTGACATAAACGCGGAGCGGGACAAGGTGATGTGGGGCAGCGGGAACAGCAGAACGATGCACCCTGCCATCAGGGCCGCAGTGGCGAATTGCACCAGCGAGATCAGGTAGACATTGTCGTCCTTCAGCACTTTGGATACCGTTACGATCTGGCAAGCGATCATGAGGGCGCAGAAAGTGGAAATCAGGTCGCCTTGGTTGAAACCCTCACTGCCGCCTATGGCCAAAAGCCAGATGCCGACCGAGGCCATGATGATGCCGGCCAGGTTGATACGGCCGATCTGATCGCTCCAAACTATTTTAACTATCAGGGGAATAAATAGAACAAACAGGTTATTGAGGATTGCGGCCCGCGAGATACTGGTTCCCTGGACGCCGAAGACAAAGCTGATGTTGGTCAGTCCCAAGGTGACGCCGACGGTTGCGCCGCGCCACAGTATCTGCCGGTTGAAATTTTTGAGCCGTGAGCCGGAGATGATCGCCATGATCAGGGTTGCCAGGCTGAAGCGCATTAGCACAAACAGTTGGGGCGGGATCTCGCGCAGTCCGATCTTGGTGAAAAGAAAGCTACCCCCCCAGAAGAAGGTGGTCAGGATCAGGATGAAGTAGACCTGTCCCATTGTGGGCTTTTTGTGAGGGGTCACGGATGCGGCCTCTCACCAGCCTCAATGGTTCGGGTTGCCAGATATCCGGCTATGATCGGCAGATCAGCCTCGGCCCAGTCCAGGATTGACAACTGTTCCGGCTCCATCCAGGTTACGGTCCGATGCTCGTGCAGGACCATAACGCCGCCGGCCGGCGTGCAGACAAAAGGATATAGGGTGACCGTGAAGGATTCATAGGAATAGGTTATGATTGGGAGTGCCTGGCCCAGGTTGATGCCGATGTCCAACTCCTCCCGTATCTCGCGGACAAGGCAAGCCTCGGGTGTTTCGCCCGATTCCAGTTTTCCGCCGGGGAATTCCCATTTGAGGGGCATATTCATGATTTCGCTACGCTGGGCGGCCAGAACCCTGCCGTTATATTCGATGATGGCGCAGGCTACGTGGATGTGGGGTTTCACAGGATTCTCTTTCATTCAATGTACTTGAGGTGCGCGAGGTTGCAGCCGTTCGTCGTTTCGCTTAATGCAAAGCCGGTTTTTTGATGATGCCGCCGACAACATCCGCCAGGGGGTGGATCAGGATGAAAGCCGATTCATCTATTTCCATGGCGGAATTCGTGACGCTGGCGATCTCCAGGCGGGTGACGACACAGTAGAGGATGTGCATTTCCTTGCCGGTTTTCCCTCCCCGGCCTCTGTATACCGTTACCCCGCGATTCAAGACGCGAACGATTGATTCCCTGATCTCGTCGCTCTTCTCCGAGACGATGATCACTGCTGTGTATTCCTCGATGCCGTGGATCAGGAAGTCGACGGTTTTTGATGCTGCCAGATAGGTGAGGACCGAATACAGGGCCGATTCGATGCTGAGGAAATAGGCGGCAGCGGCGAAGATGAAGATATTCAGGACCAGAATGACGTCGCCGACCTTCACCATGTGGCTTTTCTTGCTGATCAAGAGCGCCGCTATTTCTGTGCCGTCCAGAACCGCTCCGCCCCGGATGGCGAGGCCGATGCCGGCACCGATGAAGAATCCGCCGAATACCGCTGTCAGGAGCTTGTCCGGCGTGACGTCCGGGTAATGGACGAATGTCAGGCAAAGGGACAGGCCGGCGATTGTCACGATGCTCTTTATCGCGAAGACGATGCCAATCTGGCGATAGGCGAGCGCAATAAAGGGAAGATTTATGAGCAGGATCAGGATTGCCAGAGGGATGCCCAGTACATGGGAAAGAAGCATGGAGATACCGGTCACGCCGCCGTCGATGAAATTACTGGAGAGCAGGAAGCCTTTAAGTCCCATGCCGGCCGACAATACCCCCAAAATAATCAGCGCGGTATTCAGGGATTCCCGCAGGATCGCCTTGCGGGACAGAGACCAGCCCATCATTGTCATAATCCTTTCGCTTCAAGATAGGAATGAATGGTTGTACGACCTTACCTGCCAACCCATTGTACCAACTCTTCAAGGGTTCCGACGCGTATGTCGGCCAGTTCCGGCCAACGAAAACAACGGGAGACGTCCACATGCACGGTCAGCGCCCCGGCCAGGCGGCCGGCTTGCAGATCGTAAAGATAATCACCGACCATAACGGTTGTCGCCGCTTCCGCACCCCAGAGTGTCATCAGACGACGGATGCCTTCCGGGTCGGGTTTGGGGAGTGCTTCATCCCGCCCCAAAACATCGGTCGTCGCAAAGTAACCGCCCAGGCCGATTATCTCCAAGGTGCGCAGGGCGTTATCACGGGTATTGCGGGTCAGTACGCCCAAAGCGGCACCGGAGCTGTAGAGGCGGTCCAGCAACTCCCGCGCCCCCGGAGCGGCCTCAGTGATGTGGGCCAGTTCCAGCTCGATCTCCTGCAAACGTGCATGCAGGGGCCTCGCCCGGTGTTCCGGCAGGGAGGCCAAGTGGCCGAGGATATCGCAACCGTCCGGAATGGATAACTCCTGCCGGATGGCGGCGAAGTCGTGAACCGCCACGGTCAGAGTGCCATCAAGGTCGAAAACCCAGTGGGAGCATACTGAGATAGCATCAATATATCTGTCGTCGTCAACCAATATGCACCGCCAGCCAGATCGTTGTTTCGTTCGGAGACGTCCAGACCACCCGATGGCGCCAGTGGGCGGGGACCATGAGATAATCGCCCGCCGTCAGGTGCCGCGGTTCCGGCTCTCCTTCGAAAAGCAGACCGGCGCTACCCGCCAGCAGAAGCACCCATTCGTCCTGGTCCTGATCATACCACTCCCCATCAGGTGTGGCTTGGCCGTGGGACAGGATCCGCTCGATGCGGACGGCTCCCTTTTGGGCCAGGGGTTCGAACAGCTCAGTCGGAAGGTCTGAGGGGACGCTGCAGAATATATTACCGGCTTCCGTCATGGCTCACCTCACCACCAACGCCAGAGAGCAACGATCAGGGAGATCAAAAATACCATGGTAAGGTTTAGGTATGCCATGAAGAAGAAGATGCGTTCGTGGCGCGGTCGCTTCACCGCGCTCGGTACGCGGGCAATGGTCCCGACGCGTGGGAGGCGCAACACCCGATCCTCGCCATGGGGGGCCTGAGCGAGAAAAGCGGTCAGGTCCTGGCCGGCGGGGTGGCGTCCGATGTGCTTGCCGTCTCTCCAGAGCACACTGGCGCTGGCGTCGTACACTGTACCGTTATGGGCGAAGTAGGCCGGCTTCCCTGCGGAGCCGTCGAAAAAAGCCAATTCCTCGGCCGTGAAAGTCGATGCGCCGGGTGGGGCGAGGGGAGGGGAGGGCGACGCTTTCGTCCGCAAACGGGGACCGATCACGAACACCGCCACCAGGGCGGAGATAACCATTATGGTGAACAGACCGACCTTGACCAGCAGCAGGATACCGAAACGGGTCTGGAAGAGTACCTCGCTGGAGGTAATCCGGTAGTGGGCCAGAATTGCACCGGTCAGGGCAAGGGCAGCCATTGAGGCCAGCCCGACCCTCACCTCGCCGCGGGGTAACCCTTGTGAGGCGTAGGCAGGCTTGAGCACCAGATGAACGTAGAGGATCGTACCGAACCAGAGCATGGCCATCAGCAGATGGATGTAGCCGCTTGCCAGTCGCATGATGCGGGAGAAGGCGCCAGGGGCAATGTGGCCGGGAACTGCTTCGGCGGCCTTTGGGGTAGCGTCCGAAAATGTATGGTGCACCTCAAAACGCTTGCCTTCCGGAGTTAGCTCGCCGCCTCCGTTCCTGCTCAGGTGGCAGTAACCACATTCCTTTCCGGTCTTCAGCGCATATTCTTCGAGGGCGCTGGCTGATGTGTTGAAAAATAGGATTGCAAGAATAGATACTATGAGAGCATTCGCTTTCATGCAGTTCTCCAGCATCAGTTAATCCTTCGCGGGCTCGCAGGCATGTCGTATGACTCGTTTAACCTGAGTTAGTTATTACGTTATTTCCTCATCCGGCGCAAGTTTTCAGACGCACCTGCCGAATGATCGGGGACTGGCTGGCTGTGCATATTCTGTCTGCGATGATACGTGACAAAAGCTATATAATCGGATAAACTACAAAAATTATAACCCCTGCCGAGAAGTCCCGGCGGCGATCTGTGCAGTATTTACCTGTGGAGGGCGGACCATGGCCTTAGACGGAAAAACGCCGGGATCGGCATTGTCTGACGACATCAGTCAGTTTGAACACATCATCGCCGACGGCAACCCTCTGTACCCGAAGTTCAAGTTGTTGCTGGAGAACTATAAAAAACTCGCCCATCGGACGGAGAGCCTGACTCGCGAGAATGAATCGATCTCCACGCAGCTTGTGGAGCTAAACCGCTCACTTGACCTGGCCACCAGGGTAGACACCATGACCGGCTTGGCAAATCGTTGCCACATCAAAGAAAAAATTGAGCAGGAGTACAGTCGAGCACAGCGTCATAATCGCACATTTTCTATTATCCTGGCCGACATCGACGGTTTTGAGATGATCAATGAGGCCTATGGCTACAATGCAGGTGACGACGTTCTTGTGGAGATATCACGCGTTTTCAGGGGGTGCGTCCGCCAGGAGGACGTCTGCGCCCGTTGGGGGGGCGAAGAGTTTCTCATCCTCCTTCCCGAAACGACGATTGAAGGCGCCTTGGCGGTGGCTCAAAAGATTCACGAATCGGTTGCAATGACCGAATTCAAGGCTCATAAGCCGGGTATCCGTACCACCATCAGTATCGGACTCAGCGAGTACAATCCGGGGCAGGCACTATTCGAGTGTATCAGTAAAGCCGACCATGCATTACGCCAGGCCAAAAAAACCGGGAAGAACCGTTACATCGCCGAGCCCTAGCATCCCTCAGTCCTCTTCTGCGCCGCCCGGCGCTCCCTTCTGCCCGGACGGGGCAGGACGATTTTTTT
Encoded proteins:
- a CDS encoding CopD family protein encodes the protein MKANALIVSILAILFFNTSASALEEYALKTGKECGYCHLSRNGGGELTPEGKRFEVHHTFSDATPKAAEAVPGHIAPGAFSRIMRLASGYIHLLMAMLWFGTILYVHLVLKPAYASQGLPRGEVRVGLASMAALALTGAILAHYRITSSEVLFQTRFGILLLVKVGLFTIMVISALVAVFVIGPRLRTKASPSPPLAPPGASTFTAEELAFFDGSAGKPAYFAHNGTVYDASASVLWRDGKHIGRHPAGQDLTAFLAQAPHGEDRVLRLPRVGTIARVPSAVKRPRHERIFFFMAYLNLTMVFLISLIVALWRWW
- a CDS encoding cupin domain-containing protein — its product is MTEAGNIFCSVPSDLPTELFEPLAQKGAVRIERILSHGQATPDGEWYDQDQDEWVLLLAGSAGLLFEGEPEPRHLTAGDYLMVPAHWRHRVVWTSPNETTIWLAVHIG
- a CDS encoding HAD family hydrolase, whose amino-acid sequence is MVDDDRYIDAISVCSHWVFDLDGTLTVAVHDFAAIRQELSIPDGCDILGHLASLPEHRARPLHARLQEIELELAHITEAAPGARELLDRLYSSGAALGVLTRNTRDNALRTLEIIGLGGYFATTDVLGRDEALPKPDPEGIRRLMTLWGAEAATTVMVGDYLYDLQAGRLAGALTVHVDVSRCFRWPELADIRVGTLEELVQWVGR
- a CDS encoding GGDEF domain-containing protein; its protein translation is MALDGKTPGSALSDDISQFEHIIADGNPLYPKFKLLLENYKKLAHRTESLTRENESISTQLVELNRSLDLATRVDTMTGLANRCHIKEKIEQEYSRAQRHNRTFSIILADIDGFEMINEAYGYNAGDDVLVEISRVFRGCVRQEDVCARWGGEEFLILLPETTIEGALAVAQKIHESVAMTEFKAHKPGIRTTISIGLSEYNPGQALFECISKADHALRQAKKTGKNRYIAEP
- a CDS encoding (deoxy)nucleoside triphosphate pyrophosphohydrolase; the protein is MKPHIHVACAIIEYNGRVLAAQRSEIMNMPLKWEFPGGKLESGETPEACLVREIREELDIGINLGQALPIITYSYESFTVTLYPFVCTPAGGVMVLHEHRTVTWMEPEQLSILDWAEADLPIIAGYLATRTIEAGERPHP
- a CDS encoding DMT family transporter; amino-acid sequence: MTPHKKPTMGQVYFILILTTFFWGGSFLFTKIGLREIPPQLFVLMRFSLATLIMAIISGSRLKNFNRQILWRGATVGVTLGLTNISFVFGVQGTSISRAAILNNLFVLFIPLIVKIVWSDQIGRINLAGIIMASVGIWLLAIGGSEGFNQGDLISTFCALMIACQIVTVSKVLKDDNVYLISLVQFATAALMAGCIVLLFPLPHITLSRSAFMSVTYCALFPTVFCFTLQNAYQRYVTATRAGLIYTLDPVWSLIAGFFVLGERLSAREWMGCGFIFMAVVIPLGVRYLIEQRMVRRYVGAADEGGET
- a CDS encoding Bax inhibitor-1/YccA family protein, coding for MNQFDINYPQTQEKTIIAQNSLIRQVYAWMGAGLMITALLALATVSSPEMLKAIVGNRLLFYGLMIGELGLVFVLSGAIARLSATTATLLFLGYSALNGITLSVIFLVYTADSIASTFVISAGMFGVMSVYGYMTNRDLTSWGSFLFMGLIGVVIASLVNIFLHSNAVSWVVSGIGVLVFTGLTAYDTWKIRALAASGAGGRKPAIMGALTLYLDFINLFLMLLRFVGRRR
- a CDS encoding FRG domain-containing protein; its protein translation is METLIVSSWEELQNELFADSWNEDLRRFRSRFAFRGLSDTGYRLETTLIRLGGEFADLERHLLRNFKKYAHRTVVERDSLWHWLSVAQHYGLPTRVLDWTYSPFIAMHFATANIDKFDTDGVIWAVNYVKAHELLPRTLKDRLELEGANVLTVELLSDVVNSLPELDALTSEKVAIFFEPPSIDDRIVNQHAFCSVMSDPCMVLDDWLAVYPGIARKIVVPASLKWEIRDKLDQSNINERVLFPGLDGLSRWLKRHYSPRM
- a CDS encoding zinc dependent phospholipase C family protein, which encodes MPGPYAHITLVNELRKNIMKKSVHVPTCEAMSAILDFFAFCELGAVSPDYPNLEADDENAFLWADAMHYTRTGDMIRSGVRYVRSIDNNARCKALAWLLGYSAHVAADVTIHPVVQIKVGDYAENKRQHRLCEMHQDAFVYQRMNQGEIGESNHFSVDVSSCGEQIIRERLDDVIVQLWNAMLEEVHPDLYVSHPPDVQGWYSRFVSLANNGDAADGALFPLAKVIVSRTGLRYPTSGGVDMQYVENLQIPTGFTMHYNDIFDRAIENVSLIWRMIERGVCVDDMSCLSYIREWNLDTGRDDQGKYAFWN
- a CDS encoding PilZ domain-containing protein yields the protein MEEQRRHIRLVDDERCHLRLGDLYYLATIKNISLSGALLHFYTPPERFQIGDNCQISLDGGNLYNYNCEVVRVETSNVAMKFIGIHSLKEVEH
- a CDS encoding YitT family protein, encoding MMGWSLSRKAILRESLNTALIILGVLSAGMGLKGFLLSSNFIDGGVTGISMLLSHVLGIPLAILILLINLPFIALAYRQIGIVFAIKSIVTIAGLSLCLTFVHYPDVTPDKLLTAVFGGFFIGAGIGLAIRGGAVLDGTEIAALLISKKSHMVKVGDVILVLNIFIFAAAAYFLSIESALYSVLTYLAASKTVDFLIHGIEEYTAVIIVSEKSDEIRESIVRVLNRGVTVYRGRGGKTGKEMHILYCVVTRLEIASVTNSAMEIDESAFILIHPLADVVGGIIKKPALH
- a CDS encoding gamma-glutamylcyclotransferase family protein encodes the protein MLYFAYGSNLWRNQMHDRCPDHEEIGYGILQGYRWLISQRGYATIVASPRDEVHGKVYMLTEPDECSLDRYEGVYEGGYRKEIVPVILDGHSTPCLVYIDPVETEGVAWPEYVGRINRGISDSALCPEYVARYMRKFIPVTGCDALCGV